In the Streptomyces sp. cg36 genome, one interval contains:
- a CDS encoding MmcQ/YjbR family DNA-binding protein, whose product MTPQELRAFCLSFNAATEEFPFDSRTSVFKVLGKMFALSDLGGSPLTANLKCDPDDAVRLRAEHAAIVPGWHMNKRHWNTVDVERLPDRLVRELIEDSYDLVVAGLPKAERLRLDRP is encoded by the coding sequence ATGACGCCCCAGGAGCTCAGGGCCTTCTGCCTGTCGTTCAACGCGGCGACGGAGGAGTTCCCCTTCGACTCGCGGACCTCGGTCTTCAAGGTCCTCGGGAAGATGTTCGCCCTGAGCGACCTGGGCGGCAGCCCGCTCACCGCCAACCTCAAGTGCGACCCGGACGACGCGGTGCGGCTGCGCGCCGAGCACGCGGCGATCGTGCCCGGCTGGCACATGAACAAGCGGCACTGGAACACGGTGGACGTGGAGCGGCTCCCGGACCGGCTGGTCCGGGAGCTGATCGAGGACTCCTACGACCTGGTCGTGGCCGGTCTGCCGAAGGCCGAGCGGCTCCGGCTCGACCGGCCCTGA
- a CDS encoding MFS transporter, translated as MALDTHTAPAAPVTAPGQEDGRLSGRAKLVLFVLCAAQFMVALDFSVLNVALPVLGEDLGLSRSALQWAVTAFALPSGGFLLLFGRIADLHGRKRLFLAGLALFGAASLLATLAWDPASFLAGRALQGLGAAVIVPTGMSLLTTTFPEGPQRDRALGISGTLLSLGFTVGMVLGGVMTDTLGWRSTMGLLTVAAVIVLALAPGLLPGSLRHDRTGAAGATDRPRLDVPGAITVTGGLLAVIYALSTAAQRGFGGVDVWGTLTVGVLLLAAFVAVETRAGTPLVSLTMLRRRTVAWGNLGGLVTFSMMSTVVFVLTLYLQEVLGLSSFRTGLVFGVQGVMSALAGTYAAKVIGRFGARRTLVGSLLGQGLFVALLLALGSGSGALLATVAVSLASMCHLGAIISYGVTVTSGVPDEEQGLATGLVTTTQQVGITIGIPLLGVLATTGGDLFHGVRTVLLIDAVIVVAAAALVAAGLGRQKG; from the coding sequence ATGGCACTCGACACCCACACCGCACCGGCCGCGCCGGTCACCGCCCCCGGACAGGAGGACGGCCGGCTCTCGGGCCGGGCGAAGCTCGTCCTGTTCGTGCTGTGCGCCGCCCAGTTCATGGTGGCGCTCGACTTCTCCGTACTCAACGTGGCGCTGCCCGTGCTCGGCGAGGACCTCGGTCTGAGCCGGTCCGCGCTGCAGTGGGCGGTCACCGCGTTCGCCCTGCCCTCCGGCGGCTTCCTGCTGCTCTTCGGCCGGATCGCCGATCTCCACGGCCGCAAGCGGCTGTTCCTGGCGGGGCTCGCCCTGTTCGGCGCGGCCTCGCTGCTCGCCACCCTCGCCTGGGACCCGGCGTCGTTCCTGGCGGGCCGCGCGCTCCAGGGCCTGGGCGCCGCCGTGATCGTGCCGACCGGGATGTCGCTGCTGACGACCACCTTCCCCGAGGGCCCGCAGCGCGACCGCGCGCTCGGCATCAGCGGCACCCTGCTCTCGCTGGGCTTCACCGTCGGCATGGTGCTCGGCGGGGTCATGACGGACACACTGGGCTGGCGCTCGACGATGGGCCTGCTCACGGTCGCCGCGGTGATCGTGCTGGCGCTGGCGCCCGGCCTGCTGCCCGGCTCGCTCCGGCACGACCGTACGGGAGCGGCCGGAGCCACGGACCGCCCGCGGCTGGACGTGCCCGGCGCGATCACCGTCACCGGCGGTCTGCTCGCGGTGATCTACGCCCTGTCCACGGCGGCCCAGCGCGGCTTCGGCGGTGTGGACGTGTGGGGCACGCTGACCGTCGGCGTCCTGCTGCTCGCCGCGTTCGTGGCGGTCGAGACGCGGGCCGGGACGCCGCTGGTGTCGCTGACGATGCTGCGGCGCCGCACGGTGGCGTGGGGCAACCTCGGCGGCCTGGTCACCTTTTCGATGATGTCGACGGTCGTCTTCGTCCTGACCCTCTACCTCCAGGAGGTGCTGGGCCTGTCGTCCTTCCGCACCGGTCTGGTCTTCGGCGTCCAGGGCGTCATGTCGGCCCTCGCCGGAACGTACGCCGCCAAGGTCATCGGCCGTTTCGGCGCCCGCCGCACGCTGGTCGGCTCGCTGCTCGGCCAGGGCCTGTTCGTCGCCCTGCTGCTGGCGCTGGGCAGCGGGTCGGGCGCACTGCTCGCCACCGTCGCCGTCTCGCTGGCCAGCATGTGCCACCTGGGCGCGATCATCTCGTACGGAGTGACCGTCACCAGCGGCGTCCCCGACGAGGAGCAGGGGCTGGCCACCGGTCTGGTCACCACCACCCAGCAGGTCGGCATCACCATCGGCATCCCGCTGCTGGGGGTGCTCGCCACCACCGGGGGCGACCTCTTCCACGGGGTGCGCACGGTGCTGCTGATCGACGCGGTGATCGTGGTCGCGGCGGCGGCGCTGGTGGCGGCCGGTCTTGGCCGCCAGAAGGGCTGA
- a CDS encoding helix-turn-helix transcriptional regulator produces MNRRGRISPTDAGLPDGGARRRTPGLRREEVAVLAGVGVSWYQWLEQGRDISVSPQVLDSVGRVLKLTSAERRHLYVLAGLNPPAPEVDPAVADMCQGLQRLIDAWMPFPAHIMDAYWNTVMYNDSAALVLGMRPEIVQNCLIAFFTDPVYRSRAKRWDEIAANVVAQYRAACSEHPGDEGFQEVVDEASRLSAEFAELWARRDILPGGQISKELAHPVVGALYVESTQLRIPARPDLTIVLHNPLPETDTAAKLEWLTSPEGRRGSMYPVAG; encoded by the coding sequence ATGAACCGGCGGGGCCGGATCAGCCCCACGGACGCCGGGCTGCCCGACGGCGGCGCCCGCCGCCGCACCCCGGGCCTGCGCCGCGAGGAGGTCGCCGTCCTCGCCGGGGTGGGGGTCTCCTGGTACCAGTGGCTGGAGCAGGGGCGGGACATCAGCGTGTCGCCGCAGGTCCTGGACTCGGTGGGCCGGGTCCTCAAGCTGACCAGCGCCGAGCGGCGGCACCTGTACGTGCTGGCCGGGCTCAATCCGCCCGCGCCCGAGGTCGATCCGGCCGTCGCCGACATGTGCCAGGGGCTCCAGCGGCTCATCGACGCCTGGATGCCGTTCCCGGCGCACATCATGGACGCGTACTGGAACACCGTGATGTACAACGACTCGGCCGCCCTGGTGCTCGGCATGCGGCCCGAGATCGTGCAGAACTGCCTGATCGCGTTCTTCACCGACCCCGTCTACCGCTCCCGCGCCAAGCGCTGGGACGAGATCGCGGCGAACGTGGTGGCCCAGTACCGGGCCGCCTGCTCCGAGCACCCCGGCGACGAAGGCTTCCAGGAGGTCGTGGACGAGGCGTCCCGGCTGTCGGCGGAGTTCGCCGAGCTGTGGGCGCGGCGGGACATCCTGCCGGGCGGCCAGATCAGCAAGGAGCTCGCGCACCCGGTGGTCGGCGCCCTGTACGTCGAGTCCACCCAGCTGCGCATCCCGGCGCGGCCGGACCTGACGATCGTGCTGCACAACCCGCTGCCCGAGACGGACACCGCCGCCAAGCTGGAGTGGCTGACCTCGCCGGAGGGGCGGCGCGGGTCGATGTACCCGGTGGCGGGCTGA
- a CDS encoding cytidine deaminase yields the protein MTQSTGLDPEDRKIITLARSARARNQVAEGAAVRDETGRTYVAGTVELDSLKLSALRTAVAMAVASGAKSLEAAAVVSEAVEVPAEDLAAVRDLGGAGTPVLLAGPDGELRTHAVA from the coding sequence ATGACTCAGAGCACCGGACTCGACCCCGAGGACCGCAAGATCATCACGCTGGCGCGCAGCGCCCGCGCCCGCAACCAGGTGGCCGAGGGCGCGGCCGTACGGGACGAGACCGGGCGAACCTATGTCGCCGGGACCGTGGAGCTCGACTCCCTCAAGCTGTCCGCGCTGCGCACGGCGGTGGCGATGGCGGTGGCCAGCGGGGCGAAGTCGCTGGAGGCGGCGGCCGTGGTGAGCGAGGCGGTGGAGGTGCCGGCGGAGGATCTGGCGGCCGTGCGGGATCTGGGGGGTGCGGGGACGCCGGTGCTGCTGGCGGGGCCGGACGGCGAGCTCCGCACCCACGCGGTGGCCTGA
- a CDS encoding beta-xylosidase: MPSARRRRHWAAVLGAAALMAGGGALIAPAHALAATPVDFATHCVPPPIAGIPPIDGTTTAQITVDKAAPKVGDTVTVTYTVSKPAASNPVDLALPADIMTPTGKVTLGGAQSGDVTVAGPKKNDPVPGKGAFPPFSMTGTFTVTAPGAITLSPGDYNIHTSYIMELDTPCTVTNPPAPVSETVTATGGGQTNQRTVQLGTASGNPGAGVTVTGTKFTAGATVTVAGRAGAAETADRTTVTADAQGGFSTSLTVNDKATSGIVAYEGASWSDDKGAGPAAYTVIDNTPTPPNSQKLTSSVKAGTLSMTQAGDAVTMDAVDFGQGGFSRGSLQTVTVQDFRGGPAGWSLTGKVTDFTGPGGARIDAGKLGWTPVCTTKAGSPSTCAAGSPGTVGSAGATLATTPNAALTGGEFTVDARVSLNVPAFTAPGSYAGVLTLTLA, encoded by the coding sequence ATGCCTTCAGCACGAAGACGGCGCCACTGGGCCGCCGTACTGGGAGCCGCGGCGCTCATGGCCGGCGGCGGCGCGCTCATCGCGCCCGCCCACGCGCTGGCCGCGACGCCCGTCGACTTCGCCACGCACTGCGTACCCCCGCCCATCGCGGGCATCCCGCCGATCGACGGCACCACCACCGCCCAGATCACCGTCGACAAGGCGGCGCCCAAGGTCGGCGACACGGTCACCGTCACGTACACGGTCAGCAAGCCCGCCGCGAGCAACCCGGTGGACCTGGCGCTGCCCGCCGACATCATGACCCCCACCGGAAAGGTCACCCTGGGCGGCGCCCAGAGCGGCGACGTCACCGTCGCCGGACCCAAGAAGAACGACCCGGTGCCGGGGAAGGGCGCGTTCCCGCCGTTCTCCATGACCGGTACGTTCACCGTCACCGCACCCGGCGCGATCACCCTCTCGCCCGGCGACTACAACATCCACACCAGCTACATCATGGAGCTGGACACCCCCTGCACGGTCACCAACCCGCCCGCGCCCGTCTCCGAGACGGTCACCGCGACCGGCGGCGGCCAGACCAACCAGCGGACCGTCCAGCTGGGCACCGCCTCCGGCAACCCCGGCGCCGGTGTCACCGTCACCGGGACCAAGTTCACCGCGGGCGCGACCGTGACGGTCGCGGGCCGTGCCGGAGCGGCCGAGACGGCCGACCGGACGACGGTCACGGCCGACGCGCAGGGCGGGTTCTCCACCTCCCTGACCGTCAACGACAAGGCGACCAGCGGGATCGTCGCCTACGAAGGGGCGAGCTGGAGCGACGACAAGGGCGCGGGCCCGGCGGCGTACACCGTCATCGACAACACGCCGACCCCGCCGAACAGCCAGAAGCTCACCTCCTCGGTGAAGGCGGGCACGCTCTCCATGACCCAGGCCGGTGACGCCGTCACCATGGACGCCGTCGACTTCGGCCAGGGCGGCTTCTCCCGGGGCTCGCTCCAGACGGTGACGGTCCAGGACTTCCGCGGCGGCCCCGCGGGCTGGTCCCTGACCGGCAAGGTCACCGACTTCACCGGCCCCGGCGGGGCCAGGATCGACGCCGGAAAGCTCGGCTGGACCCCCGTCTGCACCACCAAGGCCGGCTCCCCGTCGACCTGCGCGGCGGGCTCTCCCGGCACCGTCGGCAGCGCGGGCGCGACCCTCGCGACCACGCCGAACGCGGCGCTCACCGGCGGCGAGTTCACCGTCGACGCCCGGGTCTCGCTGAACGTCCCGGCGTTCACGGCCCCCGGCTCCTACGCCGGTGTGCTCACACTCACGCTGGCCTGA